The proteins below are encoded in one region of Dehalococcoidia bacterium:
- a CDS encoding ASCH domain-containing protein, protein MLMFRKQDRERVAAGEITVTYRLWKSARVKAGRSYETGFGAVEVEDVRVVPAALVTAGDARLAGLPSPAAVWALAGDHTGAEVGPETLLYRVQFRFLGRDSRPQRREAKALTPGEVRQRLAAMDARSARGPWTLQALRFIRAGPEVPARVLAAEMGWETQDFKAHIRRLKALGLTISHEVGYELSDLGREYLASLERG, encoded by the coding sequence GTGTTGATGTTCCGGAAGCAGGACCGGGAGCGCGTGGCCGCGGGCGAGATCACGGTGACCTACCGGCTCTGGAAGTCGGCGCGGGTGAAGGCGGGCAGGTCTTACGAGACGGGGTTCGGTGCCGTCGAGGTCGAGGACGTGCGTGTGGTGCCGGCAGCCCTGGTCACGGCCGGGGACGCGCGCCTCGCCGGACTGCCGAGCCCGGCGGCGGTCTGGGCGCTGGCAGGCGACCACACCGGCGCCGAAGTCGGGCCTGAGACGCTGCTGTACCGTGTTCAGTTCCGCTTCCTCGGCCGCGACTCCCGGCCTCAGCGCCGCGAAGCGAAGGCCCTCACGCCGGGCGAGGTGCGACAACGGCTGGCGGCGATGGACGCCCGCTCCGCGCGCGGGCCCTGGACGCTGCAGGCGCTGCGGTTCATCCGGGCGGGGCCCGAGGTGCCGGCGCGAGTGCTTGCCGCCGAGATGGGCTGGGAGACCCAGGACTTCAAGGCGCATATCCGCCGGCTGAAGGCACTGGGCCTGACCATCAGCCACGAGGTCGGGTATGAGCTATCGGACCTGGGGCGGGAATACCTGGCGTCGCTCGAACGCGGCTAG
- a CDS encoding glycosyltransferase family 87 protein: protein MQTTGALPRPANGPLDALARFAALDLSRPTAFAALASLFLLARAPFLNYGYGTDPDAWRVALTGQYLWEHGKYFPSRLPGNPLHEFALAPFVPFGWVAANLATALVSLAGVWLFARIVRHLDLPNPAVLVVGFAFMPLLFINSIAGMDYMWTLTMILAAYYLTLRDRPLWAGVFLGLAMGFRLQSGIAGIPLAYAMLRSSPGVTSPAFLRRLLPFGFAAAGVTLLALAPVLATYSLDFANFYDEKVEWQVVLRLLGKESLGVVGSLAVLAGLALSARRLASVPGDLLRDPQVGVWLLFIALYTFSFLRLPHEIGYMVPVFPFGLLFLGRYLSRAVITGVVAAVLVAGLVDITTPSDDLTVEAFREATIGKGLLLSNADTQTSQREFVEDILEADVPDHSVVIAGFVYPQLAMRARDRLDVGILQRDYDAISMLSDRGEAVDTRRDIRYVWLLTYDAFIALRSQGYAFFIVPDAAGGTAALYHYRPTLFGATFLPLDRPAPSAGKGTASTDR from the coding sequence ATGCAGACCACAGGCGCCCTCCCGCGGCCCGCGAACGGCCCCCTCGACGCCCTCGCCCGCTTCGCCGCGCTCGACCTCTCGCGGCCGACGGCTTTCGCCGCCCTGGCCTCCCTCTTCCTCCTCGCCCGCGCGCCCTTCCTGAACTACGGCTACGGCACAGACCCGGACGCCTGGCGCGTCGCCCTGACCGGCCAGTACCTCTGGGAACACGGCAAGTACTTCCCCTCCCGCCTCCCCGGCAACCCCCTGCACGAGTTCGCCCTCGCGCCCTTCGTGCCTTTCGGCTGGGTTGCCGCGAACCTGGCGACCGCGCTCGTCTCGCTCGCCGGTGTCTGGCTCTTTGCCCGCATCGTCCGGCACCTGGACCTACCGAACCCTGCCGTCCTCGTCGTCGGCTTCGCCTTCATGCCCCTGCTCTTCATCAACAGCATCGCGGGCATGGACTACATGTGGACGCTGACGATGATCCTGGCGGCCTACTACCTCACCCTGCGCGACCGCCCCCTCTGGGCCGGCGTCTTCCTCGGCCTGGCGATGGGCTTCCGCCTGCAGTCCGGCATCGCCGGCATCCCCCTCGCCTACGCCATGCTGCGTAGCTCACCAGGCGTCACCTCGCCGGCCTTCCTGCGACGCCTCTTGCCCTTCGGCTTCGCCGCTGCCGGCGTCACCCTGCTGGCCCTCGCGCCCGTGCTCGCGACCTACAGCCTCGACTTCGCCAACTTCTACGACGAGAAGGTCGAGTGGCAGGTGGTGCTCCGGCTCCTGGGGAAGGAGTCACTGGGCGTCGTCGGCAGCCTCGCCGTCCTCGCCGGCCTCGCGCTGTCCGCCCGCCGACTCGCCTCCGTCCCGGGCGACCTCTTGCGGGATCCGCAAGTGGGCGTCTGGCTGCTGTTCATCGCCCTCTACACATTCTCCTTCCTCCGCCTCCCCCACGAGATCGGCTACATGGTGCCGGTGTTTCCCTTCGGCCTGCTGTTCCTCGGCCGCTACCTCTCGCGCGCCGTCATCACCGGCGTCGTCGCCGCCGTCCTCGTCGCCGGCCTCGTCGACATCACCACCCCCTCGGACGACCTCACAGTCGAGGCCTTCCGCGAGGCCACGATCGGCAAGGGGCTCCTGCTATCGAACGCCGACACCCAGACCAGCCAGCGCGAGTTCGTCGAGGACATCCTCGAGGCCGACGTGCCGGACCACTCCGTGGTCATCGCCGGCTTCGTCTATCCCCAGCTCGCCATGCGCGCCCGCGACCGGCTCGACGTGGGCATCCTCCAGCGCGACTACGACGCGATCAGCATGCTCTCCGACCGCGGCGAGGCCGTGGACACCAGGCGCGACATCCGCTACGTGTGGCTCCTGACCTACGACGCCTTCATCGCCCTGCGCAGCCAGGGCTACGCCTTCTTCATCGTCCCGGACGCCGCCGGCGGCACCGCCGCCCTCTACCACTACCGCCCCACCCTCTTCGGCGCGACGTTCCTGCCGCTGGACCGCCCCGCGCCGTCCGCGGGCAAGGGCACGGCAAGCACGGACCGGTAG
- a CDS encoding thioredoxin family protein: MIPLRDQEVIRQRFEQELTGRVRIDYFSQRQSPIIVPGRQECLHCEDVRAMLEEIAHLHPRISLSVHELVDATKLAAELGVDKVPGIAIRGQSNRLLRFAGIPAGALFPGFIDTIIEASRGAAELKPETARQLKKLKDDVAVQVFVTPVCRYSPPVARAALKMAQQCARLSVEVVEAVEFPRLVERLGIRSTPSTLIGGKLMLSGAIDEALLLRAIFRVAEGKPLSSADFRPGPATPLPAPQPQGQPQPRPATTPSGIILPR; this comes from the coding sequence ATGATCCCCCTCCGCGACCAGGAGGTCATCCGCCAGCGCTTCGAGCAGGAGCTCACGGGCCGCGTCCGAATCGACTACTTCAGCCAGCGCCAGTCCCCGATCATCGTCCCGGGGCGCCAGGAGTGCCTGCACTGCGAAGACGTGCGGGCCATGCTCGAGGAGATCGCCCACCTTCATCCCCGCATCTCGCTCTCCGTGCACGAGCTCGTCGACGCTACGAAGCTCGCCGCCGAGCTCGGCGTCGACAAGGTGCCGGGTATCGCCATCCGCGGCCAGTCGAACCGCTTGCTGCGCTTCGCCGGCATCCCCGCGGGCGCCCTGTTCCCCGGCTTCATTGACACCATCATCGAGGCTTCGCGCGGCGCCGCCGAACTCAAGCCCGAGACCGCCCGCCAGCTGAAAAAGCTCAAGGACGATGTCGCCGTGCAGGTCTTCGTGACCCCGGTCTGCCGCTACAGCCCGCCAGTCGCGCGAGCGGCGCTGAAGATGGCCCAGCAGTGCGCGCGCCTCAGCGTCGAAGTTGTCGAAGCGGTCGAGTTTCCCCGCCTCGTCGAGCGCCTCGGCATCCGCTCGACCCCGTCCACGCTGATCGGCGGCAAGCTCATGCTGTCGGGCGCCATCGACGAGGCCCTGCTCCTCCGGGCCATCTTCCGCGTCGCCGAAGGCAAGCCCCTTTCGTCCGCCGACTTCCGCCCCGGGCCCGCGACCCCGCTCCCCGCGCCCCAGCCCCAGGGCCAGCCGCAGCCGCGCCCGGCGACGACCCCCAGCGGCATCATCCTCCCCCGCTGA
- a CDS encoding CDP-alcohol phosphatidyltransferase family protein, whose product MQIVLPRALPRLVTDPVVAVLARAGVTPNMLTVAQLAGGLIAGYVISQGELAVGAVILIASATLDAFDGSLARATGRATPFGGVFDSVIDRLFEGAVLGGVLWHFLDAGQKAESMAVFVALLGSLSVSYVRARAEGAGIEIYDGLFTRVVRLLFLTAGLILADVAAREALDAVVWFLAGATLLTTAHRLYAVWRRL is encoded by the coding sequence GTGCAGATCGTGCTGCCACGCGCCCTGCCGCGTCTGGTCACCGACCCGGTAGTCGCCGTCCTGGCGCGCGCCGGGGTGACGCCGAACATGCTCACCGTTGCCCAACTAGCCGGCGGGTTGATCGCCGGCTACGTCATCTCCCAGGGAGAGCTCGCTGTTGGCGCCGTAATCCTCATCGCCTCCGCGACCCTCGACGCCTTCGACGGCAGCCTGGCCCGCGCGACCGGCCGCGCCACCCCCTTCGGGGGCGTCTTCGACTCCGTCATCGACCGTCTCTTCGAGGGCGCCGTCCTCGGCGGCGTCCTCTGGCACTTCCTCGATGCCGGCCAGAAGGCCGAGAGCATGGCCGTGTTCGTCGCCCTGCTCGGCTCGCTCTCCGTCAGCTACGTCCGCGCCCGCGCCGAAGGCGCCGGCATCGAGATCTACGACGGGCTCTTCACCCGCGTCGTGCGCCTGCTCTTCCTCACCGCCGGGCTCATCCTTGCCGACGTCGCCGCGCGCGAGGCGCTCGATGCGGTTGTCTGGTTCCTCGCCGGCGCCACCCTCCTGACGACCGCCCACCGCCTCTACGCCGTCTGGCGGCGCCTTTGA
- a CDS encoding glycosyltransferase family 4 protein, which produces MKIALVSPYDLAVPGGVNSHVHHLAENFNRLGHEVRVIGPSSDLSCLDENTIAIGRPLAIAAGGSIARMNMAPRLARPIRRILREEAFDVVHVHEPLVSFLPIQFLRFSNAINVGTFHAARDNRARLYTYTRRLLRGAFRRLDGKIAVSAAAMRLVQPHFPGYYNLIPNGVDVERFSAAYEPLPGLDDGKVNILFVGRLEKRKGLRYLLRAFADLKPRLPDTRLVVVGAYDERQRRGYERWVRESGLRDVVFAGYASLEDLPRYHASSHIFCAPNTGNESQGIVLLEAMAAGLPVVASNIEGFAAVLTDGVEGLLVRPKASDALASALYALARDPELRAAMGERGRARAQHFSWERISRRVLSYYERLAYEKRLARGGLPELVEA; this is translated from the coding sequence GTGAAAATCGCGCTCGTCTCCCCGTACGACCTTGCCGTGCCCGGCGGCGTGAACTCCCACGTCCACCACCTGGCCGAGAACTTCAACCGCCTCGGGCACGAGGTCAGGGTGATCGGCCCCAGCAGCGACCTCTCCTGCCTGGACGAAAACACCATCGCCATAGGGCGCCCCCTCGCCATCGCGGCCGGTGGCTCGATCGCACGGATGAACATGGCCCCGCGTCTCGCCCGTCCCATCCGCCGCATCCTGCGCGAAGAGGCCTTCGACGTCGTCCACGTCCACGAACCCCTCGTGTCCTTCCTGCCAATCCAGTTCTTGCGCTTTTCGAATGCCATCAACGTCGGCACATTCCACGCCGCGCGCGATAACCGCGCCCGCCTCTACACCTACACCCGGCGCCTGCTCCGGGGCGCCTTCCGCCGCCTCGACGGCAAGATCGCCGTTTCCGCCGCCGCCATGCGCCTGGTCCAGCCGCACTTCCCCGGCTACTACAACCTCATCCCTAACGGCGTCGATGTCGAGCGCTTCTCGGCGGCGTACGAGCCCCTGCCCGGCCTCGATGACGGCAAGGTCAACATCCTCTTCGTCGGCCGCCTGGAGAAGCGCAAGGGCCTGCGCTATCTCCTGCGCGCCTTCGCCGACCTCAAGCCCCGCCTCCCGGACACCCGGCTCGTGGTCGTCGGGGCCTATGACGAGCGCCAGCGCCGCGGCTACGAACGCTGGGTACGCGAGAGCGGCCTCCGGGACGTGGTCTTCGCCGGCTACGCCTCGCTCGAAGACCTGCCCCGCTACCACGCCTCCAGCCACATCTTCTGCGCCCCCAACACCGGCAACGAGAGCCAGGGCATCGTCCTCCTCGAGGCCATGGCCGCCGGCCTGCCCGTGGTCGCCAGCAATATCGAGGGCTTCGCCGCGGTCCTCACCGATGGCGTCGAGGGGCTACTGGTGCGGCCCAAGGCCAGCGACGCTCTCGCCAGCGCCCTCTACGCCCTCGCCCGGGACCCCGAGCTGCGCGCCGCCATGGGCGAACGCGGCCGCGCCCGCGCCCAGCACTTTAGCTGGGAGCGCATCTCCCGCCGCGTCCTCTCTTACTACGAGCGCCTCGCCTACGAAAAGCGCCTCGCGCGCGGCGGCCTGCCCGAGCTGGTGGAGGCCTGA
- a CDS encoding PHP-associated domain-containing protein has protein sequence MGRADLHIHTSEGDGLDSIEAILDYAESSGALDVIAITEHDNLDPGFRAREAAARRGLRTAVVPGAEITTLQGHLVALFLESPIPSFLSIEATVEAVRRQGAVAIVPHPLSWLTRSIGRGVLERLHARRNEALAPDALELATCNPTARTFIGRARRLNEALGFPSVGASDAHFKEAIGSACTEFEGSSPEDLKAALLAGTARGVECGFPSLRRVGLVRALSVPVVGLRATPRRHGWRRTAWSFVSRYVS, from the coding sequence ATGGGTAGAGCCGACCTCCACATCCACACCAGCGAAGGCGATGGCCTGGACTCCATCGAGGCAATCCTCGACTATGCCGAGTCCTCGGGCGCCCTCGACGTCATCGCCATCACGGAGCACGACAACCTCGACCCCGGCTTCCGCGCCCGCGAGGCCGCCGCGCGCCGCGGACTGCGCACGGCCGTGGTCCCCGGCGCCGAGATCACAACCCTCCAAGGCCACCTCGTCGCCCTCTTCCTCGAGTCTCCCATCCCGAGCTTCCTGTCAATCGAAGCTACAGTCGAGGCCGTCCGCAGGCAGGGAGCGGTCGCCATCGTGCCGCACCCCTTGAGCTGGCTCACCCGCAGCATTGGCCGTGGCGTCCTCGAGCGCCTGCACGCCCGCCGCAACGAGGCCCTCGCGCCCGACGCCCTCGAGCTCGCGACCTGCAACCCCACCGCCCGCACCTTCATCGGCCGTGCCCGGCGCCTCAACGAGGCCCTGGGTTTTCCGTCCGTCGGCGCCTCCGACGCCCACTTCAAGGAGGCGATCGGCAGCGCTTGCACTGAGTTCGAGGGATCCAGCCCCGAGGACCTGAAGGCCGCGCTCCTCGCAGGCACGGCGCGCGGCGTGGAGTGCGGCTTCCCGAGCCTGCGCCGGGTCGGCCTGGTCCGCGCGCTCTCCGTACCGGTCGTCGGCCTTCGCGCTACGCCCCGCCGCCACGGATGGCGCCGCACCGCCTGGAGCTTCGTCAGCAGGTACGTATCGTGA
- a CDS encoding lysophospholipid acyltransferase family protein, with amino-acid sequence MSAALLRLRWVLLYFVSRAGLLLPRRLIPTRLAYAVAVRVADVCFLCFWRPRRNLIANLRPVVGDERAPQVARSAFRHYARYIIDLFQLPVLGIETVRARTRFDAWGELDAVIAEGKGTIVVTLHFGQQESGPAALAAHGYRMSVVARTLEFGPIDGLIKEFRQALGMRIIPAERPALATFRCLTRNEVLGMLIDQVDEGEGVVVDFLGGRAEMSSAPARVALRSGARVVPAVVVRDPEDDTRYLPVIDTSLTFERTGNEEADILALTQQIASSFEGVVRRYPDQWFAFRRVWRNGAARERATNWNDRFNHFALEAANLLFRDLPKPVSYAIANVVGDAAFVLRRGIRADVEDNMRHVLGPAAPAREVRACVREVFRNVCRYYADLIRLPRTRPERLMSLEMTVEGLDRLRAAMAGGRGAVVATAHFGNPEVAVQISHLLGLDVLVLSEPLNPPAFNDLVHRLRESQGIRYEEVGFKTIGHALQHLRRGGVLAITCDRDIQETGVLLPFFGEETRMPLGAAEMAARTGAALVPAICRREGNRYRIVFEDPIALVSTGRAKPDAIINTQAMIARMESWIRADPGQWFVLERIWKRRRGGRAGAANGAKMAAPAPETAGARRES; translated from the coding sequence GTGAGCGCCGCCCTGCTCAGGCTCCGCTGGGTGCTCCTCTATTTCGTGTCCCGCGCCGGCCTCCTGCTGCCCCGGCGCCTCATCCCCACGCGGCTCGCCTACGCCGTGGCCGTGCGCGTGGCCGACGTCTGCTTCCTCTGCTTCTGGAGACCACGCCGGAACCTCATCGCAAACCTCAGGCCCGTGGTCGGCGACGAGCGGGCGCCGCAGGTGGCGCGTAGCGCGTTCCGCCACTACGCGCGCTACATAATCGACCTCTTCCAACTCCCCGTCCTCGGCATCGAGACCGTGCGCGCCCGGACGCGCTTCGATGCCTGGGGCGAGCTCGACGCTGTCATCGCCGAGGGCAAGGGCACCATCGTCGTTACCCTGCACTTCGGCCAGCAGGAGAGCGGGCCGGCAGCGCTCGCGGCCCACGGTTACCGCATGAGCGTCGTCGCCCGGACCCTGGAGTTCGGCCCCATCGACGGCCTGATCAAGGAGTTCCGCCAGGCCCTGGGCATGCGCATCATCCCGGCAGAGCGCCCCGCCCTCGCCACCTTCCGCTGCCTTACCCGCAACGAGGTCCTCGGCATGCTCATCGACCAGGTCGATGAGGGCGAAGGCGTCGTCGTCGACTTCCTCGGCGGCCGCGCCGAGATGTCCAGCGCCCCGGCGCGCGTCGCCCTCCGCAGCGGCGCACGGGTCGTGCCCGCCGTCGTAGTCCGCGACCCGGAGGACGACACCCGCTACCTGCCGGTGATCGACACTTCCCTGACCTTCGAGCGCACCGGCAACGAGGAGGCGGACATCCTGGCGCTGACGCAGCAGATCGCTTCCTCTTTCGAGGGCGTAGTGCGCCGCTACCCGGACCAGTGGTTCGCCTTCCGCCGTGTCTGGCGCAACGGCGCCGCCCGCGAGCGCGCGACCAACTGGAATGACCGATTCAACCACTTCGCCCTCGAAGCCGCGAACCTCCTCTTTCGCGACCTGCCCAAGCCCGTCTCCTACGCCATCGCCAACGTCGTCGGCGATGCCGCCTTCGTCCTTCGCCGGGGAATACGCGCGGACGTCGAGGACAACATGCGGCACGTCCTGGGTCCCGCCGCTCCCGCCCGGGAGGTAAGGGCCTGCGTCCGCGAGGTCTTTCGCAACGTCTGCCGCTACTACGCAGACCTCATTCGCCTTCCCCGTACCAGGCCCGAGCGCCTCATGTCGCTGGAAATGACTGTCGAAGGCCTCGACCGGCTCCGGGCCGCGATGGCCGGCGGCCGCGGCGCGGTCGTCGCCACCGCCCACTTCGGCAACCCGGAGGTCGCGGTCCAGATCAGCCACCTCCTCGGCCTGGACGTCCTCGTGCTGTCCGAACCCCTGAACCCGCCCGCCTTCAACGATCTCGTGCATCGCCTGCGGGAGTCGCAGGGCATCAGGTACGAAGAAGTCGGCTTCAAGACCATAGGCCACGCCCTTCAGCACCTGCGCCGCGGCGGCGTCCTGGCGATCACGTGCGACCGCGACATCCAGGAGACCGGCGTCCTCTTGCCCTTCTTCGGCGAAGAGACCCGCATGCCCCTGGGCGCGGCCGAAATGGCCGCCCGCACAGGGGCGGCCCTCGTCCCCGCTATTTGCCGCCGCGAGGGCAACAGATATCGCATTGTCTTCGAGGACCCCATCGCGCTCGTGTCGACCGGGCGGGCCAAGCCAGATGCCATAATCAACACGCAGGCCATGATCGCGCGCATGGAGTCCTGGATACGCGCCGACCCCGGCCAGTGGTTCGTGCTCGAGCGCATCTGGAAGCGCCGGCGCGGCGGCCGTGCCGGCGCCGCCAACGGTGCTAAGATGGCCGCTCCCGCGCCGGAAACCGCCGGCGCGCGGCGGGAGAGCTGA